The proteins below come from a single Pichia kudriavzevii chromosome 2, complete sequence genomic window:
- a CDS encoding uncharacterized protein (PKUD0B04470; similar to Saccharomyces cerevisiae YOL033W (MSE1); ancestral locus Anc_7.100): protein MIVRRTLHTSVARLGFNLRNLRKGKESEAEKTHLQHEHHDHEHSHHKHSPLLIQPNYPVRTRFAPSPTGYLHLGSLRTALYNYLLAKSTGGQFLLRLEDTDQNRLIQGAEQNIYDTLQWLNMCIDEGPTHPGPHSPYRQSERSHIYEKYSNELLSKGLAYRCFCSKERLDGLRDSARLLKPPTTVSYDRHCFNEISREESDERAQNGEPFTVRFKAPETYPEFTDLLHGTINLQPQINPIDRRFEDPVLMKSDGLPTYHFANVVDDHLMEITHVIRGEEWVASTPKHIALYDAFGWDKPNFIHIPLLTTVEGKKLSKRSGDIDIMSLKKKGYLPESLVNFSVLFGWNPKRKLGEKTSEIHSLSELEKIWSLSGLTKGSAKVDWKKLDYFNKHYLTEKLKDAKFFQSSVIECHTRICRTLNLTDLDIENVGKVLKMTYPSLITLNDFDSSKFHYFFIKPRYKREEVQKILKINDETLLKISNELVKRSNDLTHLNFNQVIKEILEELPMLKKKILFQALRYALSGPESGINLPIILELLGPEEVQARLDAFNDFLH from the coding sequence ATGATTGTTAGAAGAACACTCCATACATCCGTAGCCCGGTTGGGTTTTAACCTACGCAATTTACGAAAGGGAAAAGAGTCCGAGGCTGAGAAGACACACCTCCAACATGAGCATCATGATCATGAGCACTCACATCACAAACACTCGCCGCTACTAATTCAACCAAATTATCCAGTGCGTACGAGATTTGCGCCCTCTCCAACAGGGTACCTGCACCTTGGGTCTCTTAGAACTGCATTATACAATTACCTCCTAGCCAAATCCACTGGTGGTCAGTTTCTTCTGCGATTAGAAGACACCGACCAGAATCGACTAATCCAAGGTGCTGAGCAAAACATATATGACACCTTGCAGTGGCTAAATATGTGCATAGATGAAGGACCAACTCATCCAGGTCCCCATTCTCCTTATAGACAGAGCGAGCGTTCTCATATTTATGAGAAGTACTCCAACGAGTTGTTGTCTAAAGGGCTGGCTTACCGTTGTTTCTGTTCGAAGGAAAGACTCGATGGCCTGAGAGACTCGGCTAGACTATTGAAACCGCCAACAACAGTTTCTTACGACAGACATTGCTTCAATGAGATTTCACGtgaagaaagtgatgaaCGGGCACAAAACGGCGAGCCTTTCACCGTTAGATTCAAAGCACCAGAGACATACCCAGAGTTCACAGATTTATTGCATGGAACAATCAATCTGCAACCGCAAATTAATCCCATTGATAGGAGGTTTGAAGATCCTGTTCTCATGAAAAGTGATGGTTTACCGACATATCATTTTGCCAATGTCGTTGACGATCATTTGATGGAAATCACACATGTCATTAGAGGCGAAGAATGGGTTGCTTCCACACCTAAGCACATAGCCTTATACGACGCATTTGGTTGGGATAAACCTAACTTTATCCATATTCCCCTTTTAACAACTGTAGAAGGTAAAAAACTATCGAAAAGATCTGGAGATATAGATATCATGTCtctgaaaaagaaaggttATTTACCCGAATCATTGGTCAACTTCAGTGTTTTGTTTGGCTGGAAtccaaagagaaaattggGTGAGAAAACAAGTGAAATCCATTCTTTGAGTGagttggaaaaaatatggtCGTTGAGTGGCTTGACTAAAGGTAGTGCAAAAGTTGATTGGAAAAAACTTGACTATTTCAACAAACACTACTTGACTGAGAAATTAAAGGATGCCAAGTTTTTCCAATCCTCAGTTATTGAATGCCATACGAGGATATGCCGCACATTGAATCTAACAGATCTTGACATCGAAAACGTTGGTAAGGTATTAAAGATGACATACCCAAGTTTAATCACCttgaatgattttgattcttcaaaattccATTACTTTTTTATTAAACCAAGATATAAAAGGGAGGAAGTTCAAAAgattctgaaaataaatgaTGAAACTTTACTCAAAATATCTAATGAACTTGTCAAGCGTTCAAATGACTTGACACACTTGAATTTTAATCAGGTAATTAAAGAGATCCTGGAAGAGCTGCcgatgttgaagaagaaaatactGTTTCAGGCTCTGAGGTATGCATTGAGTGGACCAGAATCAGGTATCAATTTGCCAATCATCTTAGAACTCCTTGGTCCGGAAGAAGTCCAAGCAAGGCTCGATGcattcaatgatttcctTCATTAA
- a CDS encoding uncharacterized protein (PKUD0B04480; similar to Saccharomyces cerevisiae YOL032W (OPI10); ancestral locus Anc_7.99): protein MFASTVSNRPVAISQPISPQKQLIEFKGVPFKQLYHLSIFMLPNVQFNPEYTALIYYQVIPEGGVQNEITNDSGSVGSQVMNNDFKLLGFLNATKQSAIFKINPGNIEIASVYNIQDEGDIDMDSGISELEERETVTIVIGISIEPNQTAAQQLDCLKVTREATNNNNGTPLLKAPASSMMPLQQSEILTISNKIIGNAYNYLSSFTDARNYVNISKFNDWWDKFKTKMTNDPNYLQNLE from the coding sequence atgtttgCATCCACGGTATCCAATAGACCAGTTGCAATATCCCAACCAATATCTCCACAAAAACAGTTGATCGAATTTAAGGGTGTTCCCTTCAAACAACTGTATCATCTCTCGATTTTTATGTTGCCCAATGTTCAATTCAATCCCGAGTACACTGCGCTCATATATTATCAGGTAATTCCTGAAGGTGGTGTACAGAATGAAATTACCAATGATAGTGGTAGTGTTGGGTCCCAAGTGATGAACAATGACTTTAAATTACTTGGGTTTCTTAATGCAACCAAACAAAGTGCAATTTTTAAGATAAATCCAGGAAATATAGAGATAGCCTCTGTTTACAATATACAAGATGAGGGCGATATCGATATGGATTCAGGAATATCGGAGTTAGAAGAACGTGAGACTGTTACGATAGTAATTGGAATCAGCATAGAACCAAATCAAACAGCCGCACAACAGTTGGATTGTTTGAAAGTCACAAGAGAGGCTacaaataacaacaatggAACCCCATTACTAAAGGCACCAGCTTCTTCGATGATGCCTTTGCAGCAATCTGAAATCTTAACGATCAGCAATAAGATCATTGGAAATGCTTATAATTACTTGTCCTCATTTACAGATGCTAGAAACTATGTTAATATTAGTAAGTTCAACGATTGGTGGGATAAGTTCAAGACTAAAATGACGAATGATCCAAACTATCTGCAGAACTTAGAATAA
- a CDS encoding uncharacterized protein (PKUD0B04490; similar to Saccharomyces cerevisiae YFR028C (CDC14); ancestral locus Anc_1.349) encodes MSEVPTIEFLKGKIYLVVSDEKPEDTDEFVYFTIEESLPYNNFNLDFGPLHVGHLYRFAVALHKILNEPRNKNKCVGFYSSNDSRQRTNAACILCCYMVLVQNWAPHQVLLPIAQIDPPFMPFRDAGYSHADFEVTIQDVVYGVWRAKERNLLDMRSFDLEEYEQYERVDQGDLNILANDFIPFASPKQSRPGAPLNTAFKSVLELFLEKNVQLVVRLNSHLYDKREFTKRGIQHVDMIFEDGTCPTMDFVQKFIGASETVINKGGKVAVHCKAGLGRTGCLIGAYLIYTHGFTASECIAYMRMIRPGMVVGPQQHWLYLHQNEFRDWRHTMVLDTIPDDFIGGLFPLISYEEYKKREAENENAGSEDSSDDQMNFKNDQLIRTPVRRRKVSSGLKIVHKAVPNASPGQPRKYRSLDNPVQPYANSDEEDAYTSTINQTCNQSAIEDKESDARSNTSSPFYKKTTTTTTTTTIAATGVTPVSPSSSRVYADSGTLKIGKQRKSMVHVTKPNARVVSSDKIIGGSGVRKSSSSSKKTLIQM; translated from the coding sequence ATGAGTGAAGTACCAAcaattgaatttctcaaagGGAAAATTTATCTGGTTGTCAGTGATGAGAAGCCCGAAGATACAGATGAATTTGTTTATTTTACTATTGAGGAATCCTTGCCATAcaataatttcaacttGGATTTTGGGCCATTACATGTTGGCCACTTGTATAGGTTTGCAGTTGCACTACACAAGATTTTAAATGAGccaagaaacaagaataaATGTGTGGGTTTCTATTCTTCCAATGATTCCAGACAAAGAACCAATGCCGCATGTATACTTTGTTGTTATATGGTGTTGGTTCAAAATTGGGCTCCTCATCAAGTGTTACTGCCTATCGCACAGATTGATCCTCCGTTCATGCCGTTTAGAGATGCTGGATATTCTCATGCAGATTTTGAGGTTACCATTCAAGATGTAGTATATGGAGTTTGGAGGGCTAAGGAAAGAAATTTGTTAGACATGAGGTCATTTGATTTAGAAGAGTACGAACAGTATGAGAGAGTTGATCAAGGCGATTTGAACATATTAGCCAACGATTTTATTCCATTTGCATCTCCAAAGCAATCACGACCAGGGGCTCCATTGAATACCGCTTTTAAAAGTGTCCTGGAGTTGTTCCTTGAAAAGAATGTACAACTGGTAGTTCGTTTAAATTCTCACTTGTATGATAAACGGGAGTTTACCAAAAGGGGAATACAACATGTAGATATGatttttgaagatggtaCATGTCCAACAATGGATTTTGTGCAAAAGTTTATTGGCGCTAGTGAAACAGTGATTAACAAAGGAGGTAAAGTTGCTGTCCATTGTAAGGCAGGGTTGGGTAGAACCGGTTGCTTGATAGGCGCTTATCTTATCTACACCCATGGGTTTACGGCAAGTGAATGTATTGCTTATATGAGAATGATTAGGCCCGGCATGGTTGTTGGACCTCAACAGCATTGGCTATATTTACACCAAAATGAATTCAGAGATTGGAGACATACTATGGTGTTAGATACCATTCctgatgattttattggGGGACTATTCCCGTTAATTTCATATGAAGAATACAAAAAGAGGGAAGCAGAGAACGAAAATGCTGGTAGTGAAGATTCAAGTGACGATCAAATGAATTTTAAAAATGACCAATTAATCAGAACTCCTGTCCGTAGAAGAAAGGTATCATCTGGATTGAAAATTGTCCATAAGGCAGTGCCAAATGCTAGTCCAGGACAACCCAGGAAGTATAGATCTTTGGATAATCCTGTCCAGCCGTATGCCAACTCTGACGAAGAAGATGCTTACacttcaacaataaatcAGACATGTAATCAGAGTGCGATAGAAGACAAAGAGAGCGATGCTAGATCTAACACTAGCTCTCCGTTTTACAAGAAAACGACTACAACTACGACTACTACCACTATAGCTGCAACGGGAGTGACACCTGTTTCACCAAGTTCTTCTAGAGTTTATGCTGATTCTGGAACGCTGAAAATAGGCAAGCAGAGAAAGTCTATGGTCCACGTGACAAAACCAAATGCACGTGTGGTATCATCTGATAAGATAATTGGTGGCTCTGGTGTTAGGAAGAGTTCGTCATCCTCCAAGAAAACTCTGATTCAGATGTAG